One segment of Theobroma cacao cultivar B97-61/B2 chromosome 9, Criollo_cocoa_genome_V2, whole genome shotgun sequence DNA contains the following:
- the LOC18590048 gene encoding uncharacterized protein LOC18590048 isoform X2 has product MNGCDCNFYNNCFSSKWTWASNYVRFSRGALFISGLLMSDAFVDNAFRAFLISYIQFIWVKSSLRKAAAFANAFEGVTMFTSIVLDHIAADRIGQFKLLVCTVPALIIALLAQRDKMLR; this is encoded by the exons ATGAATGGTTGCGACTGCAATTTCTATAACAACTGCTTCTCTAGCAAGTGGACTTGGGCGTCCAATTACGTTCGCTTCTCTAGGGGTGCCCTATTCATCTCAG GTTTGCTTATGAGTGACGCGTTTGTAGACAACGCATTTAGAGCTTTCTTGATATCGTATATCCAGTTCATTTGGGTCAAGTCGTCTCTCCGAAAAGCTGCAGCCTTTGCAAATGCCTTTGAAGGCGTAACAATGTTTACGTCTATTGTCCTCGACCACATCGCAGCTGATCGCATAGGCCAGTTCAAACTTCTCGTTTGCACCGTTCCAGCTTTGATCATC GCATTACTG GCACAGCGGGACAAGATGCTTCGTTGA
- the LOC18590048 gene encoding protein NRT1/ PTR FAMILY 5.10 isoform X1, which produces MNGCDCNFYNNCFSSKWTWASNYVRFSRGALFISGLLMSDAFVDNAFRAFLISYIQFIWVKSSLRKAAAFANAFEGVTMFTSIVLDHIAADRIGQFKLLVCTVPALIIALLVLWLSSWLLASHVSNIIFYVALTLFMLGTAGQDASLKPFLYDQFRGTMDIDETEIMEDQFSQKQQMEKYEDTFINRAKFWTNIAAFLGTFVSSTFASSLDWDETFKVSLIIVVVAYLVFCSGKCCYDHEDPVGKTVAERMNQAKPLVKLLPLWITFIVYSLVEATGYTLFIEQSENLDDRIDLRIPIYSFNRIPLTSFYVLQTFTTFIISLLCDFLIKKFWSSEESIQHRARFVRIGIGMFFAIGCCIAAWRVEVHRLSSISKFESKVGRRISEDDTIPMTILWLAPQFFLLGIVEGVIGKGLKYLFYDRVPVSMWVLEYPFNGGVLGFGRFVSVILLLLSRPWIGDTINESYMDKYLLMLAILNIFTLFLYIFLTYKHDWNVIVPQNESHVAMEELARSH; this is translated from the exons ATGAATGGTTGCGACTGCAATTTCTATAACAACTGCTTCTCTAGCAAGTGGACTTGGGCGTCCAATTACGTTCGCTTCTCTAGGGGTGCCCTATTCATCTCAG GTTTGCTTATGAGTGACGCGTTTGTAGACAACGCATTTAGAGCTTTCTTGATATCGTATATCCAGTTCATTTGGGTCAAGTCGTCTCTCCGAAAAGCTGCAGCCTTTGCAAATGCCTTTGAAGGCGTAACAATGTTTACGTCTATTGTCCTCGACCACATCGCAGCTGATCGCATAGGCCAGTTCAAACTTCTCGTTTGCACCGTTCCAGCTTTGATCATC GCATTACTGGTATTATGGCTTTCTAGTTGGCTTCTTGCTTCACATGTCAgcaatattatattttacgTAGCATTAACGTTATTTATGCTAGGCACAGCGGGACAAGATGCTTCGTTGAAACCATTTCTCTATGACCAGTTTCGTGGGACGATGGACATTGATGAGACTGAGATAATGGAAGATCAGTTTTCCCAAAAACAACAGATGGAGAAATATGAGGATACATTTATTAATCGTGCTAAGTTTTGGACTAATATTGCAGCGTTTCTAGGAACCTTCGTGTCTTCAACATTTGCATCAAGCCTTGATTGGGATGAAACCTTCAAGGTTTCACTAATAATTGTCGTGGTAGCCTATTTAGTTTTCTGCTCTGGCAAGTGCTGCTATGACCATGAAGATCCAGTAGGAAAGACGGTTGCTGAACGAATGAATCAAGCAAAGCCCCTAGTAAAATTGCTACCTCTTTGGATAACATTCATCGTTTATAGTCTAGTGGAGGCAACGGGATACACTCTGTTTATAGAACAAAGTGAGAATCTAGATGATCGGATTGATCTTAGGATTCCTATATATTCATTCAATAGGATTCCTTTAACTTCATTCTATGTGCTTCAAACCTTTACAACCTTCATCATATCATTATTGTGCGATTTTCTGATAAAAAAATTCTGGAGTAGTGAAGAAAGCATTCAACATCGTGCCAGGTTTGTCAGAATTGGTATTGGAATGTTCTTTGCTATTGGGTGTTGCATAGCTGCTTGGAGAGTGGAGGTTCATAGATTAAGTTCAATCAGCAAATTTGAAAGTAAGGTTGGCCGAAGAATATCAGAAGATGACACAATTCCCATGACAATCTTATGGTTGGCTCctcaatttttcttattagGAATTGTGGAAGGAGTTATTGGAAAGGGACTGAAGTATTTGTTTTATGACAGAGTACCCGTTTCGATGTGGGTTCTTGAGTATCCATTTAATGGAGGTGTGCTGGGTTTTGGAAGATTCGTTAGTGTAATTTTACTTTTGCTTTCTCGACCCTGGATCGGCGACACCATAAACGAAAGTTATATGGACAAGTACTTGCTAATGTTAgccattttaaatatttttaccttGTTTCTATACATTTTTCTTACCTATAAGCATGATTGGAATGTAATAGTTCCACAGAACGAATCCCACGTGGCAATGGAAGAGCTTGCTCGCTCCCATTAA